A stretch of Bordetella genomosp. 13 DNA encodes these proteins:
- a CDS encoding tartrate dehydrogenase has protein sequence MKAHKIAVIPGDGIGKEVMPEGVRAVEAAAKRFGIPLEMVHIDWASCDYYAKHGDMMPADWYDQLKDCEALFFGAVGWPDTVPDHISLWGSLLKFRRQFDEYVNLRPVRLMPGVPSPLAGRKPGDIDFYVVRENTEGEYSSIGGRMFEGTDQEFVVQESIFTRRGTDRILKYAFDLAQSRPKKHLTSATKSNGISISMPYWDERVEAMAQQYPDVRWDKYHVDILAARFVLSPERFDVVVASNLFGDILSDLGPACTGTIGIAPSANLNPERKFPSLFEPVHGSAPDIYGKNIANPIGMIWSGAMMLDFLGHGQGQYREAHDTILRAIEKTLVDGNVTADLGGKASTTEAGKAIASAIETA, from the coding sequence TTGAAAGCTCACAAAATCGCAGTCATCCCCGGAGACGGCATCGGCAAGGAAGTCATGCCCGAAGGCGTGCGCGCGGTCGAAGCCGCGGCCAAACGGTTCGGCATCCCGCTGGAAATGGTGCACATCGACTGGGCCAGTTGCGACTATTACGCCAAGCACGGCGACATGATGCCCGCCGACTGGTACGACCAATTGAAGGACTGCGAGGCGCTGTTCTTCGGCGCGGTGGGCTGGCCCGACACGGTGCCCGACCACATCTCGCTGTGGGGCTCGCTGCTGAAGTTCCGCCGCCAGTTCGATGAATACGTGAACCTGCGTCCGGTGCGCCTGATGCCCGGCGTGCCCTCGCCGCTGGCCGGCCGCAAGCCCGGCGACATCGATTTCTACGTGGTGCGCGAGAACACCGAAGGGGAATATTCGTCCATCGGCGGACGCATGTTCGAAGGCACCGACCAGGAGTTCGTGGTGCAGGAATCGATCTTCACGCGCCGCGGCACCGATCGCATCCTGAAGTACGCCTTCGACCTGGCGCAAAGCCGGCCCAAGAAGCACCTGACCTCGGCCACGAAGTCCAACGGCATCTCGATCAGCATGCCCTACTGGGACGAGCGCGTCGAAGCCATGGCCCAGCAGTATCCCGACGTGCGCTGGGACAAATATCACGTCGACATCCTGGCCGCGCGCTTCGTGCTGAGCCCGGAACGCTTCGACGTGGTGGTGGCCTCGAACCTGTTCGGCGACATCCTGTCCGACCTGGGCCCGGCCTGCACCGGCACCATCGGCATCGCGCCATCGGCCAACCTGAATCCCGAGCGCAAGTTCCCGTCGCTGTTCGAACCCGTGCACGGCTCGGCGCCCGACATCTATGGCAAGAACATCGCCAATCCGATCGGCATGATCTGGTCGGGCGCCATGATGCTGGACTTCCTGGGCCACGGCCAGGGCCAGTACCGCGAGGCGCATGACACCATCCTGCGCGCCATCGAGAAGACGCTGGTCGACGGCAACGTCACGGCCGACCTGGGCGGCAAGGCCTCCACCACCGAGGCTGGAAAGGCCATCGCCAGCGCAATCGAGACCGCCTGA
- a CDS encoding DUF1800 domain-containing protein produces MPDPLSKAGATEPERYPQPTPGQASRFLAQATFGPTPAQIEAVVAQGYARWLDAQLRMPPSQSHFDWLVAQGKNTEEFKGNGINAPLESTLWRKFISAPDQVRTRVAFALSEIFVVGVSSITASWPLFGAAGFMDLLAEHALGSYRALLGAVSRNLSMACMLTFRGNRKEDPVTGRHPDENYAREVMQLMSIGLVELQRDGTPRLAEGGPVETYTNADVQGLAKVFTGWDLDGPETDVEFHRRPMALDRAQHSMSEKRFLGTVIPAGTDGHRSLAIAMDVLSAHPNVGPFIGRQLIQRLVTSNPSPAYVARVAAVFDDDGTGARGNLRAVVRAILLDREARFPDLASPTWGKVREPIVRFAAWARAFGAQSTNGKWTMPDTTDNTIRLAQSPMRSASVFNFFRPQYVPPATPLAERRLAAPELQITDETSIAGYLNFLEIYVDRGWEDLQTRYAAEVAVAHDPAALVARVVLLLAGDAFSAQTATLIAQAVATLPPDRPLDRVRATIMLVAATPEYLVQK; encoded by the coding sequence ATGCCCGACCCGCTTTCCAAGGCCGGCGCCACCGAGCCCGAACGCTATCCGCAACCCACCCCCGGCCAGGCCTCGCGCTTCCTGGCGCAGGCCACTTTCGGCCCGACGCCGGCACAGATCGAGGCGGTCGTCGCGCAGGGCTATGCCCGCTGGCTGGACGCGCAGCTGCGCATGCCGCCTTCGCAGAGCCACTTCGACTGGCTGGTGGCGCAGGGCAAGAACACCGAGGAATTCAAGGGCAACGGCATCAACGCGCCGCTGGAGTCCACGCTGTGGCGCAAGTTCATCTCGGCCCCCGACCAGGTGCGTACGCGCGTCGCCTTTGCGCTGTCGGAGATCTTCGTGGTGGGCGTGTCATCAATCACGGCATCGTGGCCGCTGTTCGGCGCGGCGGGCTTCATGGACCTGCTGGCCGAGCACGCCCTGGGCAGCTATCGCGCCCTGCTCGGCGCCGTGTCGCGCAATCTCTCCATGGCATGCATGCTGACGTTTCGCGGCAACCGCAAAGAGGATCCTGTTACCGGCCGCCATCCGGACGAGAACTACGCGCGCGAGGTGATGCAGCTGATGAGCATCGGGCTGGTCGAGCTGCAGCGGGACGGCACGCCCCGCCTGGCCGAAGGCGGTCCGGTCGAGACATATACCAACGCGGACGTGCAGGGCCTGGCCAAGGTGTTCACGGGATGGGACCTGGACGGCCCGGAGACCGATGTGGAGTTTCACCGACGCCCGATGGCGCTGGACCGCGCGCAGCACTCGATGTCCGAGAAGCGCTTCCTGGGCACGGTGATTCCCGCCGGCACCGATGGCCATCGCTCGCTGGCTATTGCCATGGACGTGCTGAGCGCGCATCCCAATGTCGGACCGTTCATCGGCAGGCAGCTGATCCAGCGTCTCGTCACCAGCAATCCCAGCCCTGCGTACGTCGCTCGCGTCGCCGCGGTGTTCGATGACGACGGCACGGGCGCGCGCGGCAATCTGCGCGCGGTGGTGCGCGCAATCCTGTTGGACCGCGAGGCGCGCTTCCCGGATCTGGCCTCGCCCACGTGGGGCAAGGTGCGCGAGCCCATCGTCCGCTTCGCGGCATGGGCGCGGGCCTTCGGGGCGCAATCCACCAACGGCAAGTGGACCATGCCCGACACCACCGACAACACCATACGGCTGGCCCAGAGTCCGATGCGTTCGGCCAGCGTGTTCAATTTCTTCCGGCCCCAGTACGTGCCGCCGGCAACGCCGCTGGCCGAGCGGCGCCTGGCAGCGCCCGAACTGCAGATCACCGACGAGACCAGCATCGCGGGCTACCTGAACTTTCTCGAGATCTATGTGGATCGCGGCTGGGAGGATCTTCAGACGCGTTACGCCGCCGAAGTCGCGGTGGCGCACGATCCCGCGGCGCTGGTGGCGCGCGTCGTGCTGCTGCTGGCGGGCGATGCCTTCAGCGCGCAGACGGCCACCCTCATCGCACAGGCGGTGGCGACGCTGCCGCCGGATCGGCCGCTGGACCGCGTGCGCGCGACCATCATGCTGGTCGCCGCCACCCCTGAATATCTGGTGCAGAAATGA
- a CDS encoding HD domain-containing phosphohydrolase, with the protein MKVRFHLLPTMLLGAFVLALTAVMIVFSMSKLRSLSEDGASTVFSLIAQRNADQLQALLASMSSVVDAQSVLLPQQIERGGRVNEVTLAPALMATLRTNPHIYSVYYGFGDGTFLQVIGVRGDARIADRIRAPAGTHFAIRLIEGGSADGGQPRLENWRFLAANEKQLGALSQEAAYVPSSRPWYDSALAAPGLHVTEPYVYESLQGLGLTLSRALRNGNGVFGADVALGDLESFAAQTLEGREGGVLITDDRGRVLAAHASRHFNAPLLDSLQPAARSANPMFSHAAEMIRHGGTQIVDVHGTELAYASRSLAITPSASIHVVAFAPMSLYTGAVDNARNGLMLFGLAVLCIFLPLTYFVARRISGALETLAADAERIQRLDFSGGRTVHSIFREIDLLGRAQHTMKAAIRQRTEELDRARVNLQALLDSGMQLASRRSRETVLQQTLDSARSLSHARAGQFWLCTRDDTLQLAAHVHAGNDDWPTPALHVPLDGAALDPCAWALSHKRPLRIDSTVHEFDLSTQALLPGGMPSALLAVPVLARGHKPIGVLVLSEHGRSAAGAAGFDAETVRYAETLAAQSAIALENMDLVAAQRELMDAILQLLAGAIDAKSAYTGAHCARVPELARMLAEEACKVDSGPLADFRFETEEEWREFRIGTWLHDCGKVTTPEHVVDKATKLETIYNRIHEIRTRFEVMLRDADIRRLETLLSGGDRAEAQRAYDAERAQLLADFAFVARCNIGGESMPDGHAERLRQIGQRTWLRYFDDRIGLSHAEEARIAQVPAPALPVREPLLADRPEHVVPRTDRDRHDERYGFRMEVPEHLYNFGELHNLSIKRGTLTPEERYKINEHITQTIVMLDQLPLPANMRRVPEYAGTHHETLTGTGYPRRLRAEQLSVPARIMAIADVFEALTASDRPYKKAKPLSEAVHILAGFKTRGHIDGSLFDLFLSSGVYRRYAEAYLAPQQIDHVDVRAYLDGALPTA; encoded by the coding sequence ATGAAAGTCCGCTTCCACCTGCTGCCCACGATGCTGCTGGGCGCGTTCGTGCTGGCCCTGACGGCCGTGATGATCGTGTTTTCCATGTCCAAGCTGCGCAGTCTCTCGGAAGACGGCGCCAGCACGGTGTTCTCGCTGATCGCGCAGCGCAATGCCGACCAGCTGCAGGCGCTGCTGGCCAGCATGAGCAGCGTGGTCGACGCGCAATCGGTGCTGCTGCCGCAGCAGATCGAACGGGGCGGCAGGGTCAACGAGGTCACGCTGGCGCCCGCGCTGATGGCCACACTGCGCACCAATCCGCATATCTACAGCGTCTACTACGGTTTCGGCGACGGCACGTTCCTGCAGGTGATCGGCGTGCGCGGCGATGCCCGCATCGCCGACAGGATCCGGGCGCCGGCCGGCACGCATTTCGCGATCCGGCTCATCGAAGGAGGGTCCGCCGACGGCGGGCAACCGCGGCTGGAGAACTGGCGATTCCTCGCGGCCAACGAGAAGCAGTTGGGCGCGCTGTCGCAAGAGGCGGCCTACGTGCCCAGTTCGCGGCCCTGGTACGACAGCGCGCTGGCCGCGCCCGGCCTGCATGTGACCGAGCCCTACGTGTATGAATCGCTGCAGGGGCTGGGCCTGACGCTGTCCCGCGCCTTGCGCAACGGCAACGGCGTGTTCGGGGCCGACGTCGCGCTGGGCGACCTGGAAAGCTTCGCCGCGCAGACGCTCGAGGGCCGCGAAGGCGGCGTGCTGATCACCGATGACCGCGGCCGCGTGCTGGCCGCGCATGCCAGCCGCCACTTCAATGCGCCGCTGCTGGATTCGCTGCAGCCCGCGGCGCGCTCGGCCAACCCCATGTTTTCGCATGCGGCCGAGATGATCCGCCACGGCGGCACGCAGATCGTGGACGTGCACGGCACCGAGCTGGCCTACGCCAGCCGCTCGCTGGCGATCACGCCGTCCGCTTCCATCCACGTGGTGGCCTTCGCGCCGATGAGCCTGTACACGGGCGCGGTGGACAATGCGCGCAACGGCCTGATGCTGTTCGGCCTGGCCGTGCTGTGCATCTTCCTGCCCCTGACGTACTTCGTGGCGCGCCGCATCTCGGGCGCGCTGGAAACACTGGCGGCCGACGCCGAACGCATCCAGCGCCTGGACTTCAGCGGCGGCCGCACCGTGCACTCGATATTCCGCGAGATCGACCTGCTGGGCCGCGCGCAGCACACGATGAAGGCGGCCATCCGCCAACGCACCGAGGAACTGGATCGCGCACGGGTCAATCTGCAGGCGCTGCTGGACAGCGGCATGCAGCTGGCCTCGCGCCGCAGCCGCGAGACGGTGCTGCAGCAGACGCTGGATAGCGCGCGCAGCCTGTCGCATGCGCGGGCCGGACAGTTCTGGCTGTGCACTCGCGACGACACGCTGCAGCTTGCCGCGCACGTGCACGCCGGCAACGACGACTGGCCGACGCCCGCGCTGCATGTGCCGCTGGACGGCGCGGCGCTGGATCCGTGCGCATGGGCGCTGTCGCACAAGCGTCCGCTGCGCATCGACAGCACTGTGCACGAGTTCGACCTGAGCACGCAGGCGCTGCTGCCGGGCGGCATGCCCAGCGCCCTGCTGGCGGTGCCCGTGCTCGCGCGCGGCCACAAGCCCATCGGGGTATTGGTGCTGTCCGAACACGGCCGCTCGGCCGCTGGCGCAGCCGGTTTCGATGCCGAAACCGTGCGCTATGCCGAGACGCTGGCGGCGCAATCGGCCATCGCGCTCGAGAACATGGATCTGGTGGCCGCGCAACGCGAGCTGATGGACGCGATACTGCAGCTGCTGGCGGGCGCCATCGACGCCAAGAGCGCGTACACCGGCGCGCATTGCGCGCGCGTGCCCGAACTGGCGCGCATGCTGGCCGAGGAAGCCTGCAAGGTCGACAGCGGCCCGCTGGCCGACTTCCGCTTCGAAACCGAAGAGGAATGGCGCGAGTTCCGCATCGGCACGTGGCTGCACGACTGCGGCAAGGTGACGACGCCCGAGCACGTGGTGGACAAGGCCACGAAGCTCGAGACCATCTACAACCGCATCCACGAGATCCGCACGCGCTTCGAGGTGATGCTGCGCGACGCCGACATCCGGCGGCTGGAGACGCTGCTGTCCGGCGGCGACCGCGCCGAGGCGCAGCGGGCCTACGACGCGGAGCGCGCCCAGCTGCTGGCCGACTTCGCGTTCGTGGCCCGCTGCAACATCGGCGGAGAGTCGATGCCCGATGGCCACGCCGAACGGTTGCGCCAGATCGGGCAGCGCACCTGGCTGCGCTATTTCGACGACCGGATCGGCCTGTCGCATGCCGAGGAGGCGCGCATCGCGCAGGTGCCGGCGCCCGCGCTGCCCGTGCGCGAGCCACTGCTGGCGGATCGCCCCGAGCACGTGGTGCCCCGCACAGATCGCGACCGCCACGACGAGCGGTACGGGTTCCGCATGGAGGTGCCCGAGCACCTGTACAACTTCGGCGAGCTGCACAATCTCTCCATCAAGCGCGGCACGTTGACGCCCGAGGAACGCTACAAGATCAACGAGCACATCACGCAGACCATCGTGATGCTGGACCAGTTGCCGCTGCCGGCCAACATGCGGCGCGTGCCCGAGTACGCGGGCACGCACCACGAGACGTTGACGGGCACGGGCTATCCGCGCCGCCTGCGCGCCGAGCAGTTGTCGGTGCCGGCGCGCATCATGGCCATCGCGGACGTCTTCGAGGCCTTGACGGCCTCCGACCGTCCGTACAAGAAGGCCAAGCCTCTGTCCGAGGCCGTGCACATCCTGGCGGGCTTCAAGACCCGCGGGCACATCGACGGCAGCCTGTTCGACCTGTTTCTCAGTTCGGGCGTGTACAGGCGCTATGCCGAGGCCTACCTGGCTCCGCAACAGATCGACCACGTGGACGTCAGGGCGTATCTGGACGGCGCGTTGCCGACGGCCTGA
- a CDS encoding LapA family protein has product MRYLVWALRLLVFVAVLMFALKNTQPVEVTFYADYVVHNVPLIVVMLATFVVGALFGLLLSVPAVMRRRREAMRLRREVERLQAAANGTATPNPATVAPESVAPMSPL; this is encoded by the coding sequence ATGCGCTATCTCGTCTGGGCCCTGCGGTTGCTCGTCTTCGTCGCGGTGCTGATGTTCGCACTGAAGAACACGCAGCCGGTAGAAGTCACCTTCTACGCCGATTATGTGGTTCATAACGTGCCGCTTATCGTCGTGATGCTGGCCACCTTCGTGGTAGGCGCCCTGTTCGGTCTGCTGCTCAGCGTGCCGGCCGTCATGCGCCGCCGCCGCGAGGCCATGCGGCTGCGCCGCGAGGTCGAGCGCCTGCAGGCCGCCGCCAACGGCACCGCCACGCCCAATCCGGCCACGGTCGCCCCCGAGTCCGTCGCGCCCATGTCGCCGCTGTAA
- a CDS encoding integration host factor subunit beta, whose amino-acid sequence MTKSELIAALAARYPQLAARDTDYAVKTMLDAMTQALASGQRIEIRGFGSFSLSQRSPRIGRNPKSGEQVLVPGKQVPHFKAGKELRERVDLVASERDGTASAGTADSDPLPSALDLHAMH is encoded by the coding sequence GTGACCAAGTCGGAGCTGATCGCCGCGCTGGCGGCCCGCTATCCACAGTTGGCCGCCCGCGACACCGACTACGCCGTCAAGACCATGCTTGACGCGATGACCCAGGCCCTGGCCTCGGGTCAGCGCATCGAGATCCGCGGTTTTGGCAGCTTCTCGTTGTCGCAACGGTCTCCCCGGATCGGGCGCAACCCCAAGTCGGGCGAACAAGTGCTGGTACCTGGCAAACAGGTGCCGCACTTCAAGGCCGGCAAAGAACTGCGCGAGCGCGTGGATCTGGTTGCCAGCGAGCGGGACGGCACGGCCAGTGCGGGAACGGCGGACTCCGATCCGCTGCCCTCGGCGCTGGACCTCCATGCCATGCACTGA
- the lapB gene encoding lipopolysaccharide assembly protein LapB: MDFEPWWLIFVPMLFALGWLAARFDFRQMLRETRTLPDSYFRGLNFLLNEEPDRAIDAFVEVAKLDPETTELHFALGSLFRRRGEMERAIRVHQSLLNRSDLPVADRENAQHELAQDFLKAGMLDRAEAAFGQLKDTRHALPALRSLIRIYESEHDWVRAIDAVKTLQGLADEPVPQIVHYHCELAQAALGTKPAPDLEAAHAALDAADNAARASERAGHPAHGGRVRIAMLRAKLAALENDPKAERLYLGSVLAEAPEFAGLVAEPLLANYRQAGQQEQGLEELRKQYVRHASLDLFDVVFRELRVQQGAGPAWTFAREALRHHPSLLGLDRLLEAELATPADADTPKDAAVPGGDLSLLRSLIHKHTQRLDRYACRSCGFQPRRFYWQCPGCNAWETYAPRRLEELQ, translated from the coding sequence GTGGATTTTGAGCCCTGGTGGTTGATTTTCGTGCCCATGCTGTTCGCATTGGGCTGGCTGGCGGCGCGTTTCGATTTCAGGCAGATGCTGCGGGAAACCCGCACGCTGCCCGATTCGTACTTCCGCGGCCTGAACTTCCTGCTGAACGAGGAGCCCGACCGCGCCATCGACGCCTTCGTCGAGGTGGCCAAGCTCGATCCCGAAACCACCGAACTGCACTTCGCCCTGGGCAGCCTGTTTCGCCGCCGCGGCGAAATGGAGCGCGCCATCCGCGTGCACCAGAGCCTGCTGAACCGTTCCGACCTGCCGGTGGCCGATCGCGAGAACGCGCAGCACGAACTGGCGCAGGACTTTCTCAAGGCCGGCATGCTCGACCGCGCCGAAGCGGCCTTCGGGCAATTGAAGGACACGCGCCACGCCTTGCCGGCGCTGCGCTCGCTGATCCGCATCTACGAATCCGAGCACGACTGGGTGCGCGCCATCGATGCGGTCAAGACCCTGCAGGGTCTGGCCGACGAACCCGTGCCGCAGATCGTGCACTATCACTGCGAACTGGCCCAGGCGGCGCTGGGCACTAAGCCCGCCCCCGATCTCGAGGCGGCACACGCCGCCCTGGACGCTGCCGACAACGCCGCACGCGCGTCCGAGCGCGCCGGTCATCCCGCCCATGGCGGCCGTGTGCGCATCGCCATGCTGCGGGCCAAGCTGGCCGCGCTCGAGAACGACCCGAAGGCCGAGCGCCTGTACCTGGGATCGGTGCTGGCCGAGGCTCCCGAATTCGCGGGCCTGGTCGCCGAGCCGCTGCTGGCCAACTACCGCCAGGCCGGCCAGCAGGAACAGGGCCTCGAAGAACTGCGCAAGCAGTACGTACGCCACGCCTCGCTCGATCTGTTCGACGTGGTGTTCCGCGAACTGCGTGTGCAGCAGGGCGCCGGCCCCGCATGGACCTTCGCCCGCGAGGCGCTGCGGCATCACCCCTCGCTGCTGGGCCTGGACCGCCTGCTCGAGGCCGAACTGGCCACGCCGGCCGACGCCGACACGCCCAAGGATGCCGCCGTGCCGGGCGGCGACCTGAGCCTGCTGCGCAGCCTCATCCACAAACATACCCAGCGGCTGGACCGCTACGCCTGCCGCTCCTGCGGCTTCCAGCCGCGCCGTTTCTATTGGCAGTGCCCCGGTTGCAACGCGTGGGAGACCTACGCGCCGCGCCGCCTGGAAGAGCTTCAATGA
- a CDS encoding DUF1501 domain-containing protein, translating to MKTVQDAERRALLLRAAALGATGLAAPLALNLAALGGAAAASAPAGSYKALVCVFLYGGNDPYNTVVPYEPAWHRAYAAARPDIALPRESLAATALKSRRPAAGEPQFALAPSLAPLKPLFDQGRMAVVLNIGPLVRPTSKRDYIGARVPLPPKLFSHNDQQAYWQALAPEGAASGWFGRLADRAAADNVRGSFTGITAGGNTVLLAGSRVTGYRVGPEGSTPIEPLRRDMYGSTACTALLRQLITAPRTHLMESELSRIAAKSIVADAQLRAALQDVAVPGDFGTPLAQQLKIVARIIGARQALGARRQVFFVSQNGYDNHTGLADTHPALLRELGQALATFQGALTAMGVADQVTTFTASEFGRTLGSNGNGSDHGWGSHHFVLGGAVRGGRYYGTHPEIARDGPGFVDNGRLLPTLAVEQLGVALGAWFGASRSDMDLVFPNLRHFDAGALDVI from the coding sequence ATGAAGACCGTACAGGATGCCGAGCGCCGTGCACTGCTGCTGCGCGCCGCCGCGCTCGGCGCAACGGGACTGGCCGCGCCCCTGGCGTTGAACCTGGCCGCGCTGGGCGGGGCGGCAGCGGCCTCGGCGCCGGCGGGTTCGTACAAGGCGCTGGTCTGCGTGTTTCTTTATGGCGGCAACGATCCCTACAACACCGTGGTTCCTTATGAACCCGCCTGGCATCGCGCGTACGCCGCGGCGCGCCCCGACATCGCCCTGCCGCGCGAGTCCTTGGCGGCCACCGCGCTGAAGAGCCGCCGTCCGGCTGCCGGCGAACCGCAGTTCGCACTGGCGCCGTCGCTGGCACCGCTGAAGCCGCTGTTCGACCAAGGGCGGATGGCCGTGGTGCTCAACATCGGGCCGCTGGTGCGGCCCACCAGCAAGCGCGACTACATCGGCGCGCGCGTGCCATTGCCCCCCAAGCTGTTCTCGCACAACGACCAGCAGGCGTACTGGCAGGCCCTGGCGCCCGAAGGCGCCGCCTCGGGGTGGTTCGGACGGCTGGCCGACCGTGCCGCGGCCGACAACGTGCGCGGCAGCTTCACCGGCATCACCGCGGGCGGCAATACCGTACTGCTGGCCGGATCCCGCGTGACGGGCTATCGCGTCGGCCCCGAGGGCTCGACCCCGATCGAGCCCCTGCGGCGAGACATGTATGGCTCCACCGCCTGCACGGCATTGCTGCGACAGCTCATCACCGCGCCGCGCACGCACTTGATGGAAAGCGAGCTGTCGCGCATCGCCGCGAAGTCCATCGTCGCCGACGCGCAGCTGCGCGCCGCCCTGCAGGACGTGGCCGTGCCCGGGGACTTCGGCACGCCGCTGGCGCAGCAGTTGAAGATCGTGGCGCGCATCATCGGCGCGCGGCAGGCGCTGGGCGCGCGGCGCCAGGTGTTCTTCGTCTCGCAGAACGGCTACGACAACCACACCGGGCTGGCGGACACGCACCCTGCCCTGCTGCGCGAACTGGGACAGGCGTTGGCGACGTTCCAGGGAGCGCTGACGGCGATGGGCGTGGCCGACCAGGTCACCACGTTCACGGCCTCGGAGTTCGGCCGCACGCTGGGCTCGAACGGCAACGGGTCGGACCACGGTTGGGGCTCGCATCACTTCGTGCTGGGCGGCGCGGTGCGTGGCGGTCGGTACTACGGCACGCATCCGGAGATCGCCCGGGATGGGCCGGGGTTCGTGGACAACGGGCGGCTGCTGCCTACGCTCGCGGTGGAACAGTTGGGAGTCGCGCTGGGAGCCTGGTTCGGCGCCAGCCGGTCCGATATGGATTTGGTGTTCCCGAATCTGCGGCACTTCGATGCCGGAGCGTTGGACGTGATCTGA
- the rpsA gene encoding 30S ribosomal protein S1: MSSVSTSATGGESFAALFAESLKNQDMKSGEVISAEVVRIDHNFVVVNAGLKSEALVPLEEFLNDQGELEVQPGDYVSVAIDSLENGYGDTILSRDRAKRLSAWLQLETALENGELVTGTITGKVKGGLTVMTNGIRAFLPGSLVDLRPVKDTTPYEGKTLEFKVIKLDRKRNNVVLSRRQVLEASMGEERQKLLETLHEGAVVKGVVKNITDYGAFVDLGGIDGLLHITDMAWRRVRHPSEVLQVGQEVEAKVLKFDQEKSRVSLGVKQLGEDPWVGLARRYPQGTRLFGKVTNLTDYGAFVEVEAGIEGLVHVSEMDWTNKNVDPRKVVTLGEEVEVMVLEIDEDRRRISLGMKQCRQNPWEEFATNFKRGDKVRGAIKSITDFGVFVGLPGGIDGLVHLSDLSWTETGEEAVRNFKKGDELEAVVLGIDTDKERISLGIKQLEGDPFNNFVATHDKGAVVPGTIKSVEPKGAVITLSVDVEGYLRASEISSGRVEDATTVLKAGDNIEAMIINIDRKARSIQLSIKARDNAETAETIQRMSDASASSGTTNLGALLKAKLDQQRNDG; this comes from the coding sequence ATGTCTTCCGTTTCCACTTCCGCCACCGGCGGCGAAAGCTTTGCCGCCCTATTCGCAGAGAGCCTCAAGAACCAGGACATGAAGTCCGGTGAGGTCATCAGCGCCGAAGTCGTACGCATCGACCACAACTTCGTGGTCGTCAACGCCGGCCTGAAGTCCGAAGCTCTCGTTCCGCTGGAAGAGTTCCTCAACGACCAGGGCGAACTCGAAGTCCAGCCCGGCGACTACGTCTCGGTGGCCATCGACTCGCTGGAAAACGGCTACGGCGACACCATCCTGTCGCGTGACCGCGCCAAGCGCCTGTCGGCCTGGCTGCAGCTGGAAACCGCGCTCGAGAACGGCGAGCTGGTCACCGGCACCATCACCGGCAAGGTCAAGGGCGGCCTCACCGTCATGACCAACGGCATCCGCGCGTTCCTGCCGGGCTCGCTGGTCGACCTGCGTCCCGTCAAGGACACGACGCCGTACGAAGGCAAGACCCTCGAATTCAAGGTCATCAAGCTCGACCGCAAGCGCAACAACGTCGTGCTGTCGCGCCGCCAGGTGCTGGAAGCCAGCATGGGCGAAGAGCGCCAGAAGCTGCTCGAAACCCTGCACGAAGGCGCAGTGGTCAAGGGCGTGGTCAAGAACATCACCGACTACGGTGCGTTCGTCGACCTGGGCGGCATCGACGGCCTGCTGCACATCACCGACATGGCATGGCGCCGCGTGCGTCACCCCTCCGAGGTCCTGCAGGTGGGCCAGGAAGTCGAAGCCAAGGTCCTCAAGTTCGACCAGGAAAAGAGCCGCGTCTCGCTGGGCGTCAAGCAGCTGGGCGAAGATCCGTGGGTGGGCCTGGCTCGCCGCTACCCGCAAGGCACCCGCCTGTTCGGCAAGGTCACCAACCTGACCGACTACGGTGCGTTCGTGGAAGTCGAAGCCGGCATCGAAGGCCTGGTGCACGTCTCCGAAATGGACTGGACCAACAAGAACGTCGACCCGCGCAAGGTTGTCACCCTGGGCGAAGAAGTCGAAGTCATGGTCCTGGAAATCGACGAAGACCGCCGCCGCATTTCGCTGGGCATGAAGCAGTGCCGCCAGAACCCGTGGGAAGAGTTCGCCACCAACTTCAAGCGTGGTGACAAGGTCCGCGGCGCCATCAAGTCGATCACCGACTTCGGCGTGTTCGTCGGCCTGCCCGGCGGCATCGACGGCCTGGTGCACCTGTCCGACCTGTCGTGGACGGAAACCGGCGAAGAAGCCGTGCGCAACTTCAAGAAGGGCGACGAACTCGAAGCCGTGGTCCTGGGCATCGACACCGACAAGGAACGCATCTCGCTGGGCATCAAGCAGCTGGAAGGCGATCCCTTCAACAACTTCGTCGCCACGCACGACAAGGGCGCCGTGGTCCCGGGCACGATCAAGTCGGTCGAGCCCAAGGGCGCCGTGATCACCCTGTCGGTCGACGTCGAAGGCTACCTGCGCGCTTCCGAGATCTCCTCGGGCCGCGTCGAAGACGCCACCACCGTGCTGAAGGCCGGCGACAACATCGAAGCCATGATCATCAACATCGACCGCAAGGCGCGTTCGATCCAGCTGTCGATCAAGGCTCGCGACAACGCCGAAACCGCCGAGACCATCCAGCGCATGTCGGATGCCAGCGCTTCGTCGGGCACCACCAACCTGGGCGCCCTGCTGAAGGCCAAGCTGGACCAACAGCGCAACGACGGTTGA